A single region of the Gloeocapsa sp. PCC 73106 genome encodes:
- a CDS encoding phasin family protein → MNSNDWLRQFLMIGVGTTSLVAEKLREVTEEWVKEGKIRPEQASAFVDDLMNQLKSEQGNFEKQMEVQMRNMLQDLGVPRQSEVDELRGRIDRLERQVRDLENKLWR, encoded by the coding sequence ATGAACAGTAATGATTGGCTGAGACAATTCTTAATGATTGGAGTGGGTACTACTTCCCTTGTGGCAGAAAAACTACGAGAAGTAACCGAAGAATGGGTAAAAGAGGGTAAAATTAGACCAGAGCAAGCTAGCGCTTTTGTAGATGATTTAATGAATCAGCTCAAATCAGAACAGGGAAATTTTGAAAAGCAAATGGAAGTACAAATGCGTAATATGCTCCAAGATTTAGGAGTACCTCGCCAATCAGAAGTAGATGAATTAAGAGGACGCATAGATCGCTTAGAACGTCAAGTACGAGATTTAGAAAATAAATTGTGGCGTTGA